GTTTGATACTGCACCGACAGGTCATACGATTCGACTTCTCACGTTACCAGAGCTCATGGGTGCATGGATAGATGGCATGTTAAAGCGTAGGGAGAGCATGAATGAGAATTACTCTTCGTGGATGGGGGATGGTGAGCCTGTTGAGGATCCCATTTACGATATTCTCCATAAGAGGAAAGAACGTTTCGCTTCAGTTAGGAACGTGTTACTAGACGACAAACAAACAGAATATGTTTTTGTTTTGAATCCAGAGCGATTGCCTATCGTTGAAACAGAGAAAGCAGTGCAAACTTTACAAAAGCATGAAATTGATGTGAGGACGTTAATCGTAAATAAGCTTCTACCTAAAGAGGATACGAGTACCTTTTTCCAAAAACGGATTGAACAGGAGAAGCATTATTTAGAATGGATCAACCAATCGTTTGATCAAGAGAAAATTTATATTCCATTGCTAGATGGTGACGTTTCATCCTTAGAGGCTTTACATCAAGTGAGCGAGAGGATGGAGGAGGAGCTTTTCATCGGGCAATGAGAGGACTGGCATAACGATAATAATTGCGAGGAAGAAACACGTATTTCAAATTGAAATGCGTGTTTTTAAATTGTGTGATTACCATTAAAAAACATTGTAAAAGGTTTTTCGTTTATGTTATTTTATGTGTAACCGGTTACATACATATGAAGTTGAGCAGGGAGTGAAAGACGTGGTGACGATTAAGGATGTTGCAAAAGAAGCAGGCGTTTCAGTCGCGACAGTTTCTCGTGTATTAAATGAAAATGGATATGTGGGCGTTGATACAAAGAAAAAAGTATTACAGGCGATTGCAAAATTGAATTACAGCCCAAACGAAGTTGCACGCTCTCTATATAAAC
This Pseudalkalibacillus berkeleyi DNA region includes the following protein-coding sequences:
- a CDS encoding ArsA family ATPase; protein product: MVKKILNKSIVFFGGKGGVGKSTSASAFALTLARQGKRTLLVSTDPAHNVGDIFQKQLSGKPKRLTDNLSAIEINPDEETKRYLKGVKENLKGLVKSKMIEEVHRQIDLAAGSPGADEAALFDRLVSIILDEKESFDTIVFDTAPTGHTIRLLTLPELMGAWIDGMLKRRESMNENYSSWMGDGEPVEDPIYDILHKRKERFASVRNVLLDDKQTEYVFVLNPERLPIVETEKAVQTLQKHEIDVRTLIVNKLLPKEDTSTFFQKRIEQEKHYLEWINQSFDQEKIYIPLLDGDVSSLEALHQVSERMEEELFIGQ